In Tribolium castaneum strain GA2 chromosome 8, icTriCast1.1, whole genome shotgun sequence, the genomic window GAATTTGCCGCCACTTTTTAGTGTTCCTAGCGACatctgattatttttttcaatgtatgaATGACAAAGataaaactaagtttttatagtaagaagaaaaaagaggaagTGTCTGTATACAGAGTGAGTATTTTTTGCAACACATTTCTCAAAAGAACTAATAGGAATCAGCGTTTGcttctttatatttttctacaGGGTGATCCAAAAGCGGCGAACAAACTTTCCAACGATGATGAAAGATGTTCAGTTaagtataaaaattaagagatttttttctaatcaaatgaatttttaatttttaatatattgtatatacagggtgtctcacctAAGACTGTTGAGTCTATTatttcagttatttgtcaacctatttttacgaaatttaaaatacagatatttttacatgccttttaaaaatattaaatcatttaaaatttatattaaaaaaaatatcgtcaaTAAAAATTGCTGTAAGAAAAAATCGTCCTTAAAAGACGTCTATTTTGCAAGAACGTAGGTGTCACGCAGAATATGGGTCCAGCAGGCGCTGGTTTATTGaggcgtcattttcactttgttcgaCTGTACTTTCATGGGATAgttaagtaaaattaaaaacatgagAATACTTATttggtaattaattaattaattaattaattaattaatttctagtaaaaatatattggCATTACTGAGTTACCACTTAGGCATGACACAAAATCATGACATTTGATTGGTTACTTGATCGTTAATAGTCGACTTGATCCGATAACATAAAATTGGTGGATTGGTGCATTTAAGGCAATggattatgaaaaaaaaaatgataaattgttATCGTCAAGGTTTCAAATTAAGACCAACCTGACAATTGAAATTGTCAAAACATTTCGTTTCGCTTGTTTTTCATTGTCAAGGTTACGCTTGCAGCAAGTCTGGttttatttacgtttaaaaaacTAGGTCACACCCACAATTTGGCCGAATTTCTCGAAAAACTTGTCGAAATTCAAACTTGGCGCCAGGTCGTGTGGCCGCCAGATGGCGCGTCAAGGTGAGTCAAAAGTGTATTTATAAATTCGCTATTAATTTCTTGTGTTTATCGTTTGGTTTACGGTCGTTCCTTAGAAGGTTTCGCTTGTTTAGTTACGTGACAGTGTTTGTTATCAATTAGTTTAAGGCAAAACAGCGCAAAATGCCGGTTTTCCACACGAAAACGATCGAATCTATTTTGGAACCCGTTGCACAACAGGTAAAAATAAACCACAAATTGCCACAACCCCAAGATAACGGGCGACAAAATCACAATTAGATTCGATAAAAAACTTCCGGCTGGAATCGCAGTGGGTGGTGCCTGGCAAACGTCAGTTGCCAGTATTTTCcaggaaaaatcaaaatttcgcGTGAAAAAGCCCATTTCCGGTGGGTTTTCCCGGTGAAAGTGTCGCCGAATCGATCAAGCGTTCGATTTAGTGCCAGTTGTTTGGTTAAAACCGATCGGACCAAATAAGGTTATGTCGCCCATTATTGTTGGGGTTACGCCCACCTGTTCGGCCtcctaatgaatttttttcgagGTTTCGAAACTTGTGATTTTGCACGAAGAGGCCGAGGATGGCATCCCCATGCCCGACCTGGAGCAGCCCGTCCGGAGCGTCTCGAACGCGGTCTCAAACCTGGTCAAAGTCGGGCGCGAGACCATCAACAGCTCCGACGACCCCATTCTGCGCCAGGACATGCCCGCGGCGCTGGTGCGCGTCGAGCGCTCCTCCAAGCTGCTGGAGGAGGCCAGCAGTATGCTCAAATCCGACCCCTATTCCTCGCCCGCCCGAAAACGGCTGATCGAGGGCAGCGGGGGCATTCTACAAGCCACCTCCGCCCTGCTCCTGTGCTTCGACGAGTCCGAGGTGCGGAAAATCATCCGGGAGTGCCACCGCGTCCTGGACTACCTGGCCGTGGCCGAGGTGATCGAGACCTTGGACGAGCTGGTGCAGTTCTTGCGCGACTTGAGCCCCTGTTTGAGCAAAGTCAGTCGGGAGGTGAGCGCCCGCGAGAAGGAGCTCACCCACCAAGTCCACTCCGAGATCCTCGTGCGTTGCCTGGACCAGGTCAAGACACTGGCCCCCATACTGATCTGCTCCATGAAAATCTACATCCAGATTGTGTCCCAAGGGGGCAAACGCGTGGAGGAAGCGATTGAGAATCGCAACTATTTGGCGCAACGAATGACCGATGAAATCAACGAAATAATCCGCGTTTTGCAGCTGACTAGCTACGATGAGGAACAATCCGACTTGGATAATTTAACGGTTTTGAAGAAGTTGCAAAACGCGATTCAGAATAAGATAAACACGGCGAACGACTGGCTTTTGGACCCGAATGCGGTCCGAGGGGGCATTGGCGAGAAGAGTCTGCGGCAGATCATCGAAGCGGCGCAAAAGGTGGCTGAGAGGTGTCTCCCGCAGGACGCCCGCAATATCAACAAGTTGTGTTCGGAGTTGAACACCATGACGGATGCGCTTTGCGAGTTGAGGCAGGACGGGAAAGGGGCGACTCCGCAAGCGGAGTCGCTGGCGCGGGGGATCAAGGAGAAGTTGGGGAATTTGCAGCAGGCGGTGCTGAATGCCGTGGTGGCTGTTGACAAGGCGGGCTTGCAGCAGACGGCGCACACGGTGCAGGGCCGGTTGGAGCAGGCGAGGAAGTGGCTCTCGAACCCGGGGCAGGACGATAAGGGGCTGGGGCGGAGGGCGATAGCGCTGATTGTGGAGGAAGGGAGAAAGGTGAGGTGGGACAAATATGAGCGATTATTAAGAGAAAAACCTTGAGAGTGTTACGAAATTGGGTAAATTTAGTTTTGTTGGCGCGTTGTGAGTCACTTTTGAACGATAAAATTTGCTTTCCTGTTATGTAAATTTGATTGCCAACTTAATCAGTACAAATGGAATTTTTGGGCTATTTTTAGGGTGGTTGTCAATAAtcaattacaagacatttttctgccgtttttgttttgtttatgagAATATCTCTCGTACCTAATTTATCAAAACAGTTTTATTGAACATAAAATGTCTATTCATGTTTTACATTGTAAACAAACGCTTCGCAATCTGATATGCCAAGTTTATGGGCCGccaaaagaaattaattaggGAAGGATTGGCTCTttaattcatattttattttaaatttttcgtatatgtaaataaaatatactaGGTGTCCCAATTATTGACccttaatattatttaaaaaatatactgacAGAAAGTACGGTCATTATTATTGCAATGTGCAATTGCAATTGTGTATGTTAATAATGATTAAATTCTGAAACTGCAGTCTAAAGTCGGACAAAGATTAATTTCAAATGTTTCCCATATGTCCGGACAGAAAAatttacatgtttttttttgtaattgtagAATGAAGGTACGTCTTGAGATAATTTTGACTTAGAAACatgattattttgcaaattttcgtcaaaaataagccaaaaattcACGAAATTGGGACGagtattacaattttttttattattatttattattttattacaaatcggatcaaaaatggttttatttgttgctaGTCTATTGTCAAATATTACGGAAACCGTAAAGGTTGTCATATTTATTCTTTTGGGACTGTTAGGGGGGGGAATTATAAATCGTTGGTTCCCTAGAGGACCAGAACCTAGAACCAGTTTTCTTCAATCCTCCAACACGTTTCTTCgtttttttcacaattcgTTGaagattttacttttttaactcgtttttataaagcgacacatttttttttataaaaaattgtcactattatcaagacaaaatttttgtagaaaataaaacaaataaaattatttaccttTACGGGAATTACTGGGTGTTTAATAACCTTGGACAACAAAAACCCGTTGCctattttaactattttatttgctttttgcGACATCCTAAGGAAATTTTTCATtcattaattattcaaaaccTTTGTTGTTCTTACGTTTGGCTAAACCAAACCAAAAAAGCACCAAATTGGACCGAAAGTAACCATAACTTTACCTTTTTCGGttcatattttattcataaatacgattattttacgaaaaataagCAGGAGATTTACTAAATCTACAGTTATTTTTCCCTTTTGCGAGCATTTGAGTACTTTCTGATTTGAAAATCCcaacgttttattattttgcaagatttaaaaataaatctaaaaccAACTAAGTGAGGAAGAATGttacagactgaaccaaaatttacaaaattcataaaaaaaaccttagacaggtcgattttattttgttaaatggTACATTTTGACGTCATACTGACATTTATAATGTCATTCGCTTTTGAGTTgtgacatatttttttttttttttaatgacaaatatatttttgttcactatCTTAGATAATACACATCTTTGTCTTTctggtaataaaaaataaataataaaatttaaaaaatactcttAAACAAAGTgggctttatctttttgttgttaacgtattttataaacaattgttttttatattttttgtatgattaataaaaacacttgacttgaaaaacaaaatttcatcaaaaatgaGCCGAAAGCTCATTATACCGACTAGTATTTTACTTTTACcttgacgaattttttttttttttgtaaatgctAAACTGAACCGAAAAATCTTTAAacattactgaaaaaaaaaaacgtttccgAAAATGCAAAAGCCACTTCATGGAacctttcatttaaaaaattgcacctGTTATTATAGCTAAACAAATCGTTGAAAAAAAGGGATAGTAcaatattaaattgtttgtaaaaaaccGCCTTTCATAACAAGAAAGATATGTTTTTTCTAAAGACGGTAGCGGACTgtggtttttaatattttttttttaaataacgagGTCCAGAATGTGACTCGCTTTTTCTACTAAACCTCTTAGATTCGgacatttttgaattaaaaataaatacttctaCTTGCTTTTAAGAACAAGTGTAATTcttacttaattttatttagattttccACAGATTTAGCacgatttttcatttaattttaatttttaagataaataaaCTGTTTGAAGCTGTTTTTAGCTGTATAAATATATCACTTGTTAGTCAGTTAATCATTCTGTTAGTGTCTATTTTTAGATAATGTGcgaatttatagttttaagtGAGCAACAACGCGGGACATTATATTGACAAATTGAAAGCATGCTTTTCTTGCACAtacatttgtaaatatttacattaacataataaattaaacgacACTAGCCCATAATTCTGAAATTAAGTTGGGGACAAGATGTAAAATTATCCCCATTTTCTCAGGTGGCTGACGGCCTTCCCGGCGTGCAAAAGGCCGAGATTTTGCAACTATGCGACGAAGTGGACGCCCTGTCCAACAAACTGGCCGACCTTTGCGCCCAAGGCAAGGGCAACACGCCCGAGGCGCAAGAAATCGCCCGCAAACTCTCGCAAAAACTGCACGAATTGAAAGAGCGCATCAACCAAGCCGTCGTTAATCGCGTCGTTGAAGATTTCATCGACATTGTCACTCCTTTGAAACAATTCACCGACGCTGTCTTGGCTCCCGAAGGGACGCCAAACCGCGACCAGAATTTCGCCGACAGGGCTGCCAACCTCCAACAATTCACAAACCGTGCCGTTAAAACGGCCCGAATGGTGGCGGCCGGCGGCAGCGGCGGTAATAAAAAACTGGCGGAAGCTTTACAAAGCGCTTCGAATCAGGTTGAAAGCTTAACACCGCAACTTGTCTCGGCTGGAAGTATCCGCATGAATTATCCGACGAGTAAAGCGGCAGATGAGCATTTCGAGAATTTGCGGCAACAGTATGCCGATACTGTGACCAAAATGAGGAATTTGTGCGATGAGGCGACCGATTCGGCCGATTTTATTAAAGCATCAGAGGAGCAGATGCGGAAACATACGTTTTTGTGCGAGGAGGCGATTAAGAATCGGCAGCCGCAGAAAATGGTGGATAATACATCGGCTATTGCGCGATTGGCTAATAGGGTGCTACTGGTGGCGAAGCAAGAGAGTGATAATTCGGAGGATCCGAGTTTTATCGATGATGTTAATCGGGCGTCGGATGCCCTGCAAGGGACTATACCGCCGATGGTGCAAGACGCCAAGTCGGTGGCGGTCAACCCGGCAGATGGGGCTGCTGTGTCAAGGTGGAGGGACTCCAATAAAGCGGTAATTTAGCAATTACGGGAGTTGACAATTTGTCTAATGTTTTATACAGTTGTTGAATGCAGTGGGCGAGGTCCGGAAGGCGGTGCAAATCAATCCAGAGCTTCCCCCACTTCCGGATATCAACTCGTTGAATCTCGGTAAGTTCCGGCTACGGAAGACTATAGactaggagacgaaacgagatacaaaattgAACGATTTTCTGTACTAAGAGAGGACGCTTCGAGTGTTATTCGGCGCCAAAtcggtttaatttaaattactacGAAAAAGTACAGAAATGTTTTCTTAATGGACTTCGAAAAAGTGACGACTAAAATCTTCACGAGAAACATGTAAAACAACTACTTATTTCAAGCGcttcgtttatttttatcttgttcATTTACTTTATAATATGCATTCTTCTATTCCCCAAATAATCCTTGATCCATCCGCTTGTGAGTAAGtggaatttataaaaattgtcttttatgtgctcaattaatttataaaaaatttggctATATAACTTTAATATTTACGAGTAACAATAACCTGATAACAGAAATCTTCATTCTtgtcaaaaagttatttaataaCGCATCCATCGGGTGCTTTTTGTACCACCTTATTGGCAAATTGCTTTCTTAAAtagtcgctaaaaagtatagaTACAGTTatatattttcagaacggtttaacagaaaaccttGAATTTTGGagaacagttaaaagtgtttaaattctatcatttgagagctttttcaaatttttgtcatttattttgaaaattcaaggttaacttgatttttttaaatggcacgaaGGGTCAAAGAGCATTCttttctgaattcaatgatgTAACATGATAcccttttttacttttgttaaaatgtaaaaaaataaaaattccaaaattttctggaatagtGAAACTAAGTTTGCTTTGAAATTACTGTTATTAACGATATctgtcacttgtatattagccaaaaattaaacttgggtgcaataattagtttaataatcgTACATTTAcgtaaaactgagcgaaaaaaatctcatgttggtttatcatggagacagaacgccaagaagttagtggaaatcagtttgaacatcgtttgtagcataaaaatcaagtattccgtgtttaaaatttcatacttaaaacgtgttctttttcagttaaaagtgttactttaacaattatttttaacttttatttattttttagttaatgaGCTAACGATAGATAGACAACATTTCTaaggctaataaaattttacacttttcaaaattttcgatttttttttaagtttcgattaaattaaggtatgcaCGTGTTATACCgtagaactcagaaaaaaatgctcttctcaaaaatattcaatatAACCCttattgctatttaaaaaaatcaagttagccttgtatctgaagaacaaatggagatagaaatttaataaacatctaaaacgatagaatttatatactcttaaacatataccaaattttaataagttttgatgaatagtttttgtaatatttaactgtatccatactttttagcgaccctgtatagtTCAAAAGGAGCAACTAAACCTAGAAGTAACATAGCATCTTGAAGACATTCATTtgctaattaaaattgaaaaattaaacaataaaaa contains:
- the Vinc gene encoding vinculin isoform X8, which codes for MPVFHTKTIESILEPVAQQVSKLVILHEEAEDGIPMPDLEQPVRSVSNAVSNLVKVGRETINSSDDPILRQDMPAALVRVERSSKLLEEASSMLKSDPYSSPARKRLIEGSGGILQATSALLLCFDESEVRKIIRECHRVLDYLAVAEVIETLDELVQFLRDLSPCLSKVSREVSAREKELTHQVHSEILVRCLDQVKTLAPILICSMKIYIQIVSQGGKRVEEAIENRNYLAQRMTDEINEIIRVLQLTSYDEEQSDLDNLTVLKKLQNAIQNKINTANDWLLDPNAVRGGIGEKSLRQIIEAAQKVAERCLPQDARNINKLCSELNTMTDALCELRQDGKGATPQAESLARGIKEKLGNLQQAVLNAVVAVDKAGLQQTAHTVQGRLEQARKWLSNPGQDDKGLGRRAIALIVEEGRKVADGLPGVQKAEILQLCDEVDALSNKLADLCAQGKGNTPEAQEIARKLSQKLHELKERINQAVVNRVVEDFIDIVTPLKQFTDAVLAPEGTPNRDQNFADRAANLQQFTNRAVKTARMVAAGGSGGNKKLAEALQSASNQVESLTPQLVSAGSIRMNYPTSKAADEHFENLRQQYADTVTKMRNLCDEATDSADFIKASEEQMRKHTFLCEEAIKNRQPQKMVDNTSAIARLANRVLLVAKQESDNSEDPSFIDDVNRASDALQGTIPPMVQDAKSVAVNPADGAAVSRWRDSNKALLNAVGEVRKAVQINPELPPLPDINSLNLEPAPNSLFIEKGYCSFIPEYILEDDMAPPRPPLPHDGAPMRPPPPPETDDEDDVFRHAPSSTQPIMVAAHNLHREVRQWSAKDNELIAAAKRMAVLMAHLSELVHNDDKGSKRELIATAKAIADASNDVTRIAKQLARECTDKRIRTNLLQVCERIPTIATQLKILSTVKATMLGAQEKGKPKKGSEEDREATEMLEGNAQNLMQSVKETVRAAESASVKIHAQTHGKLRWVRRQPWYAYA
- the Vinc gene encoding vinculin isoform X10 — encoded protein: MPVFHTKTIESILEPVAQQVSKLVILHEEAEDGIPMPDLEQPVRSVSNAVSNLVKVGRETINSSDDPILRQDMPAALVRVERSSKLLEEASSMLKSDPYSSPARKRLIEGSGGILQATSALLLCFDESEVRKIIRECHRVLDYLAVAEVIETLDELVQFLRDLSPCLSKVSREVSAREKELTHQVHSEILVRCLDQVKTLAPILICSMKIYIQIVSQGGKRVEEAIENRNYLAQRMTDEINEIIRVLQLTSYDEEQSDLDNLTVLKKLQNAIQNKINTANDWLLDPNAVRGGIGEKSLRQIIEAAQKVAERCLPQDARNINKLCSELNTMTDALCELRQDGKGATPQAESLARGIKEKLGNLQQAVLNAVVAVDKAGLQQTAHTVQGRLEQARKWLSNPGQDDKGLGRRAIALIVEEGRKVADGLPGVQKAEILQLCDEVDALSNKLADLCAQGKGNTPEAQEIARKLSQKLHELKERINQAVVNRVVEDFIDIVTPLKQFTDAVLAPEGTPNRDQNFADRAANLQQFTNRAVKTARMVAAGGSGGNKKLAEALQSASNQVESLTPQLVSAGSIRMNYPTSKAADEHFENLRQQYADTVTKMRNLCDEATDSADFIKASEEQMRKHTFLCEEAIKNRQPQKMVDNTSAIARLANRVLLVAKQESDNSEDPSFIDDVNRASDALQGTIPPMVQDAKSVAVNPADGAAVSRWRDSNKALLNAVGEVRKAVQINPELPPLPDINSLNLEPAPNSLFIEKDMAPPRPPLPHDGAPMRPPPPPETDDEDDVFRHAPSSTQPIMVAAHNLHREVRQWSAKDNELIAAAKRMAVLMAHLSELVHNDDKGSKRELIATAKAIADASNDVTRIAKQLARECTDKRIRTNLLQVCERIPTIATQLKILSTVKATMLGAQEKGKPKKGSEEDREATEMLEGNAQNLMQSVKETVRAAESASVKIHAQTHGKLRWVRRQPWYAYA
- the Vinc gene encoding vinculin isoform X9; translated protein: MPVFHTKTIESILEPVAQQVSKLVILHEEAEDGIPMPDLEQPVRSVSNAVSNLVKVGRETINSSDDPILRQDMPAALVRVERSSKLLEEASSMLKSDPYSSPARKRLIEGSGGILQATSALLLCFDESEVRKIIRECHRVLDYLAVAEVIETLDELVQFLRDLSPCLSKVSREVSAREKELTHQVHSEILVRCLDQVKTLAPILICSMKIYIQIVSQGGKRVEEAIENRNYLAQRMTDEINEIIRVLQLTSYDEEQSDLDNLTVLKKLQNAIQNKINTANDWLLDPNAVRGGIGEKSLRQIIEAAQKVAERCLPQDARNINKLCSELNTMTDALCELRQDGKGATPQAESLARGIKEKLGNLQQAVLNAVVAVDKAGLQQTAHTVQGRLEQARKWLSNPGQDDKGLGRRAIALIVEEGRKVADGLPGVQKAEILQLCDEVDALSNKLADLCAQGKGNTPEAQEIARKLSQKLHELKERINQAVVNRVVEDFIDIVTPLKQFTDAVLAPEGTPNRDQNFADRAANLQQFTNRAVKTARMVAAGGSGGNKKLAEALQSASNQVESLTPQLVSAGSIRMNYPTSKAADEHFENLRQQYADTVTKMRNLCDEATDSADFIKASEEQMRKHTFLCEEAIKNRQPQKMVDNTSAIARLANRVLLVAKQESDNSEDPSFIDDVNRASDALQGTIPPMVQDAKSVAVNPADGAAVSRWRDSNKALLNAVGEVRKAVQINPELPPLPDINSLNLGDNSDLLCQELIPSVDREPDMAPPRPPLPHDGAPMRPPPPPETDDEDDVFRHAPSSTQPIMVAAHNLHREVRQWSAKDNELIAAAKRMAVLMAHLSELVHNDDKGSKRELIATAKAIADASNDVTRIAKQLARECTDKRIRTNLLQVCERIPTIATQLKILSTVKATMLGAQEKGKPKKGSEEDREATEMLEGNAQNLMQSVKETVRAAESASVKIHAQTHGKLRWVRRQPWYAYA
- the Vinc gene encoding vinculin isoform X4; the protein is MPVFHTKTIESILEPVAQQVSKLVILHEEAEDGIPMPDLEQPVRSVSNAVSNLVKVGRETINSSDDPILRQDMPAALVRVERSSKLLEEASSMLKSDPYSSPARKRLIEGSGGILQATSALLLCFDESEVRKIIRECHRVLDYLAVAEVIETLDELVQFLRDLSPCLSKVSREVSAREKELTHQVHSEILVRCLDQVKTLAPILICSMKIYIQIVSQGGKRVEEAIENRNYLAQRMTDEINEIIRVLQLTSYDEEQSDLDNLTVLKKLQNAIQNKINTANDWLLDPNAVRGGIGEKSLRQIIEAAQKVAERCLPQDARNINKLCSELNTMTDALCELRQDGKGATPQAESLARGIKEKLGNLQQAVLNAVVAVDKAGLQQTAHTVQGRLEQARKWLSNPGQDDKGLGRRAIALIVEEGRKVADGLPGVQKAEILQLCDEVDALSNKLADLCAQGKGNTPEAQEIARKLSQKLHELKERINQAVVNRVVEDFIDIVTPLKQFTDAVLAPEGTPNRDQNFADRAANLQQFTNRAVKTARMVAAGGSGGNKKLAEALQSASNQVESLTPQLVSAGSIRMNYPTSKAADEHFENLRQQYADTVTKMRNLCDEATDSADFIKASEEQMRKHTFLCEEAIKNRQPQKMVDNTSAIARLANRVLLVAKQESDNSEDPSFIDDVNRASDALQGTIPPMVQDAKSVAVNPADGAAVSRWRDSNKALLNAVGEVRKAVQINPELPPLPDINSLNLEPAPNSLFIEKVGEPLRNTPTPGRDPGALSPTPHQHGRVSPLPKWARGDNSDLLCQELIPSVDREPDMAPPRPPLPHDGAPMRPPPPPETDDEDDVFRHAPSSTQPIMVAAHNLHREVRQWSAKDNELIAAAKRMAVLMAHLSELVHNDDKGSKRELIATAKAIADASNDVTRIAKQLARECTDKRIRTNLLQVCERIPTIATQLKILSTVKATMLGAQEKGKPKKGSEEDREATEMLEGNAQNLMQSVKETVRAAESASVKIHAQTHGKLRWVRRQPWYAYA